One Haladaptatus sp. R4 DNA window includes the following coding sequences:
- the sdhC gene encoding succinate dehydrogenase, cytochrome b556 subunit — protein sequence MSQSYDRGLIEDFGRWREFSAGMWAWIFHKFTGWVLIGYLFTHIAVLSTSTVSGKYYTQTIQGLEGLTVIRIAEVGLIAVAVFHILNGVRLLFIDLGLGLESQDKSFYASLIVTAIIVLASIPTLLTGAF from the coding sequence ATGAGTCAATCGTATGATCGAGGCCTCATTGAGGACTTCGGCCGATGGCGTGAGTTTTCGGCCGGCATGTGGGCCTGGATCTTCCACAAATTTACTGGGTGGGTACTCATCGGCTATCTGTTCACACATATCGCCGTGCTGAGTACCTCGACCGTTAGCGGGAAATACTACACCCAAACGATCCAGGGTCTCGAAGGGCTAACCGTCATCCGAATCGCCGAAGTCGGACTGATCGCCGTGGCTGTCTTCCACATTCTCAACGGCGTCAGACTCCTCTTTATCGACCTCGGACTCGGACTGGAATCGCAGGACAAGAGCTTCTACGCGTCGCTTATCGTGACCGCCATCATCGTATTGGCGAGCATTCCGACGCTACTCACGGGGGCGTTCTGA
- a CDS encoding succinate dehydrogenase hydrophobic membrane anchor subunit has protein sequence MAERYSSFRSGSMSWFLQRVTAAFLIVVLAFHLFMLHFVHHAEDVTFLGTQARMSQWGYFATMTLFLLTATFHGVNGVYAALLNQGLTGSRKTAVKWVLVVAGLLLAIQGIYVALTMNGLM, from the coding sequence ATGGCGGAGCGCTACTCCTCGTTCCGAAGCGGCAGCATGTCGTGGTTCCTCCAGCGCGTTACGGCGGCGTTCCTCATCGTCGTGCTGGCGTTCCACCTCTTCATGCTCCACTTCGTCCACCACGCCGAGGACGTGACCTTCCTCGGAACGCAAGCGCGGATGTCCCAGTGGGGGTACTTCGCCACGATGACGTTGTTCCTCCTCACGGCGACGTTCCACGGCGTGAACGGCGTGTACGCGGCCCTGCTGAACCAGGGTCTCACGGGAAGCCGAAAGACGGCGGTGAAATGGGTACTCGTCGTGGCTGGCCTCCTGCTGGCCATTCAGGGTATCTACGTCGCACTCACCATGAACGGGTTGATGTAA
- a CDS encoding succinate dehydrogenase/fumarate reductase iron-sulfur subunit produces MSTQLSEDADQESETERTETPGDRRRAEKGGNEPSKVQESTETDGETVRLKVFRYDPEVEGKMEPRFDEFHVPYEKGMTVLDALIYARDHFDTTLTFRHSCRQAICGSDALFINGTQRLGCQTQISDLKGTVRVEPLPHAEVVKDLVVDMEHFYDQMHSVEPYFQTSEKPSDELEEQRQSRENREKIKMSTRCIWCGACMSSCNIAAGDNQYLGPAALNKAFRFAMDDREGEEMHQHRYDILDQEHGVWRCQTQFSCTNVCPKDIPLTEHIQELKRSAVKNNLKFW; encoded by the coding sequence ATGAGCACGCAACTATCCGAAGACGCGGACCAGGAAAGCGAGACCGAACGCACCGAAACCCCCGGCGACCGCCGACGGGCCGAGAAGGGGGGGAACGAACCATCGAAAGTGCAGGAATCGACCGAGACTGACGGGGAGACGGTTCGCCTCAAGGTGTTCCGCTACGACCCCGAAGTCGAGGGGAAGATGGAACCGCGGTTCGACGAGTTCCACGTTCCGTACGAGAAGGGGATGACCGTCCTCGACGCGCTCATCTACGCGCGTGACCACTTCGACACGACGCTTACCTTCCGTCACTCCTGCCGACAGGCCATCTGCGGCAGCGACGCGCTGTTTATCAACGGCACGCAGCGACTGGGCTGTCAGACCCAGATTTCCGATCTGAAGGGAACGGTTCGCGTCGAACCGCTTCCACACGCGGAAGTCGTCAAGGACCTCGTCGTGGACATGGAGCACTTCTACGACCAGATGCACTCGGTCGAACCGTACTTCCAGACGAGCGAGAAGCCGAGTGACGAACTCGAAGAACAGCGACAATCCCGCGAGAACCGCGAGAAGATCAAGATGTCCACGCGCTGTATCTGGTGTGGGGCATGCATGTCCTCGTGTAACATCGCGGCGGGCGACAACCAGTACCTCGGCCCGGCGGCGCTGAACAAGGCATTCCGGTTCGCCATGGACGACCGCGAGGGCGAGGAGATGCACCAACACCGGTACGACATCCTCGACCAGGAACACGGCGTCTGGCGCTGTCAGACCCAGTTCTCCTGTACGAACGTCTGCCCGAAAGACATCCCGCTGACCGAGCACATCCAGGAACTCAAGCGCTCGGCAGTGAAGAACAACCTCAAGTTCTGGTAA